The following are encoded in a window of Phaseolus vulgaris cultivar G19833 chromosome 3, P. vulgaris v2.0, whole genome shotgun sequence genomic DNA:
- the LOC137805496 gene encoding uncharacterized mitochondrial protein AtMg00810-like, whose protein sequence is MIFVALYVDDLIFMGNNNEMIEEFKGTMRREFEMTNLGLMKFFLGLEVRQKETSIFVSQETYAKEILKKYKMENFNPVSIPMEPGAKLSKFDGGEHVDASRYRSLVGSLRYLKCTTPYLSLSVDIISRFM, encoded by the coding sequence ATGATATTTGTTgctctttatgttgatgatctcATTTTTATGGGTAACAATAATGAGATGATAGAAGAGTTTAAGGGCACAATGAGACGAGAATTTGAGATGACAAATTTGGGATTGATGAAGTTTTTCCTTGGTTTGGAGGTTAGACAAAAAGAGACGAGTATTTTTGTATCACAAGAGACATATGCAAAAGAGATTTTGAAGAAATACAAGATGGAAAATTTCAACCCAGTATCAATACCAATGGAACCAGGTGCAAAACTCTCAAAGTTTGATGGAGGAGAACATGTCGATGCAAGTAGATACCGGAGTTTGGTAGGAAGCCTTCGTTATCTCAAATGCACGACGCCGTATCTTTCATTAAGTGTCGATATCATAAGTAGATTCATGTAG